A window of the Hordeum vulgare subsp. vulgare chromosome 5H, MorexV3_pseudomolecules_assembly, whole genome shotgun sequence genome harbors these coding sequences:
- the LOC123453132 gene encoding uncharacterized protein LOC123453132 translates to MGSLMAGWDSPVLGDDTKARVMRNRSLTKEEVEAFWRQRGKPAPDQDGGDHATSPFGSPGRPIEKSPLGSSPKSRSPASSPVAGGPEDWWTRSNSAFLNEPPQEERPGKAHTYTPQFHVAAGNA, encoded by the exons ATGGGGTCTCTCATGGCCGGCTGGGATTCGCCTGTTCTCGGCGATGACACCAAAG CTCGTGTGATGAGGAACCGGTCCCTGacaaaggaggaggtggaggccttCTGGCGGCAGCGCGGGAAGCCGGCGCCGGACCAGGACGGCGGCGACCACGCCACCTCGCCTTTTGGCTCCCCTGGTCGACCTATCGAGAAGAGCCCGCTGGGGAGCTCGCCTAAGAGCAGGTCACCAGCGTCATCTCCGGTGGCTGGCGGCCCCGAGGACTG GTGGACGAGGAGCAACTCGGCCTTCCTCAACGAGCCGCCGCAGGAAGAGAGGCCGGGCAAGGCGCACACCTACACGCCGCAGTTCCACGTCGCCGCCGGCAACGCCTGA
- the LOC123453133 gene encoding putative disease resistance protein RGA1 has translation MASAAAVFAGKAMATSIISNIVNKAFDYLMDNHKAGGLKSARERLLPQIEVVFDAVDTEEIRDQSRALDAWLWQLRDAVEEAEDALDELDYYRLEKEVKKEQDNKVRKYKRKVIQGFSRAFNLGSLERLRNSVKTLDDVVAGVERFFQVLNHLNIDKMRTHKQDVELRNSRQTSSLPGGLLLGREEERKSIVHWLTKPESNASDIAVFSLVGLGGIGKTSLAQDICSATDVKEHFDLIIWVCASHDFDIEALTKKILQDITGNEITLVGLNALHKALEERLISKTFLLVLDDVWNDERKQDWVKFLAPLKRGKKESKILLTTRMQSVAVVAATKVQEGTTKQVDSRCLRLSGLKETALLLLLNMYAFSGANPDDYRNLQQISKKMVKKLSGSPLAAKVLGGLLNDNKDSSTWNRILDSDFHNIQQGSEGIMMVLRLSYQHLPTHLQVCYRYCSLFHKDYEFTKKELVYLWMGSGLIQPLVDDTTQPEDIGMKYLNTLSEKCFFDMKSVPRLGRAIKCNLYDEYYEEKLVMHDLLHELARSVSASECTRVDLNFSGRIPKTVRHICIEMINPAVIEQISHAKRLRTLLMHFEDQDEVEQVHMLSKVLVVARSLRVLSIITNSSCKLPDSVGDLIHLRYLSLKWGRKHMAHFCWFAKLVYKLYHLQVMKFDDPQLAAPQNREMGGLCKLFNLRHLQLSYGIMPMIPYVGRLTSLHELYGFCIKQQGGYTIGELNNLTNIRHLYVSGLDKVNSAEEAAEVMLDQKKCLSAVTLSWSRDSSNSCKPGQTELVFDKLEPHCNLHKLRIEGYPGSRSPSWLQNPTLTSLTYVYICDCKKLERLPPLGQLRYLQYIYIINLELVKCVDSSFYGSDELGLQYLKVLDIESMPKFVEWGGLDDKNIFPRLETLKVRNCEALRTLPSVPISIQYVEIHNASLLVMPTFFGDSDTSLSPSLDMALSKLKISNCQNLETLWQGCSLSALEELSIQQCASLSCLPGDSFGSLASLKTLELLKCPNLVTGQIRLPPTLKTITLGLCGEAEQPLVHSMEGLNSLERLFLDGCALSVFPSEVFACLSGLTNMMFGNCAITSLPSGEAFARLTNLENLSIWDCQELVSINGIHKSPSLVSLQIHGCTKIIADPSVGWIHDPSSFSSLDELDIDNPSLLLSEPLRSISCVKKLRILGGPELAHLPEEWLLLNGALKGLHVSDASRLICLPPQMARLSSIESLDISNAKLIRSLPDMPTSLMTLRINNCHSEFKKRCQKNKGVDWVKIAHICNVDIS, from the exons ATGGCTTCCGCTGCTGCTGTTTTTGCAGGCAAAGCTATGGCGACATCAATCATCTCCAATATTGTCAACAAGGCCTTCGACTATTTGATGGACAACCACAAAGCCGGAGGGCTGAAGAGCGCCAGAGAGAGGCTACTCCCCCAGATCGAGGTAGTTTTCGATGCCGTCGACACCGAGGAAATCAGAGATCAGAGCAGAGCGTTGGATGCATGGCTGTGGCAGCTTCGAGATGCCGTCGAGGAGGCCGAAGACGCGCTCGATGAGCTTGACTACTACAGGCttgagaaggaggtgaagaaagaGCAAGATAACAAGGTGCGTAAGTACAAGCGCAAGGTCATTCAAGGGTTCAGTCGTGCATTCAACCTGGGGTCACTAGAGAGGCTGAGGAATTCAGTCAAGACTCTTGATGATGTTGTGGCTGGTGTAGAGCGTTTCTTCCAGGTTCTCAACCACTTGAACATCGATAAGATGAGGACCCATAAGCAGGATGTGGAGCTCAGAAACTCGCGCCAGACAAGCTCACTGCCTGGTGGCCTTCTGCTTGGCAGAGAGGAAGAGAGGAAGAGTATAGTCCATTGGTTGACCAAGCCTGAAAGTAATGCCAGTGATATCGCTGTGTTTTCTCTAGTTGGTTTAGGTGGGATAGGGAAGACGTCACTTGCTCAAGATATATGTAGTGCTACAGATGTCAAAGAGCACTTCGATTTGATCATCTGGGTTTGTGCTTCTCACGATTTCGACATTGAAGCACTGACGAAAAAGATCCTTCAAGACATCACCGGAAATGAGATAACCCTGGTTGGTCTAAATGCACTCCACAAAGCACTTGAGGAGAGGTTGATTTCTAAGACCTTTCTCCTTGTACTAGATGATGTGTGGAATGATGAGAGAAAGCAGGATTGGGTGAAATTTTTAGCTCCATTGAAACGTGGgaagaaagaaagcaagatcCTGCTGACAACCCGAATGCAGTCGGTAGCTGTTGTTGCTGCAACAAAAGTGCAAGAGGGAACTACAAAACAGGTGGATTCCCGGTGTTTAAGATTATCTGGGCTGAAAGAAACTGCCCTCCTGCTTCTTTTGAACATGTATGCATTTTCTGGTGCTAATCCAGATGACTACAGGAACCTACAACAGATTAGCAAGAAAATGGTAAAAAAACTCAGTGGTTCTCCATTGGCAGCAAAAGTTCTTGGTGGATTGTTGAATGACAACAAGGATAGTAGCACGTGGAACAGAATTTTGGACTCAGATTTTCATAATATACAACAGGGCAGTGAAGGGATTATGATGGTGTTAAGGCTAAGTTATCAACATTTACCAACACATTTGCAAGTGTGTTACAGGTATTGCAGCTTATTTCACAAAGACTATGAGTTCACAAAGAAAGAATTGGTGTACTTATGGATGGGTTCAGGACTGATCCAACCATTGGTGGATGATACGACACAGCCAGAGGATATTGGTATGAAGTATTTAAACACATTATCTGAAAAGTGCTTTTTTGACATGAAATCAGTGCCTCGTCTTGGTCGTGCTATAAAATGCaatttatatgatgaatattacgaAGAAAAACTTGTTATGCATGATCTATTGCATGAGTTGGCCCGGTCTGTGTCAGCGAGTGAATGCACAAGAGTGGACTTGAATTTCTCTGGACGTATTCCAAAGACTGTCCGTCATATATGCATTGAAATGATAAACCCTGCTGTTATTGAACAGATCTCTCATGCAAAGAGACTGCGCACACTTCTTATGCATTTTGAAGACCAGGACGAGGTAGAGCAAGTGCACATGCTCAGTAAAGTGTTAGTTGTGGCCAGAAGCTTAAGAGTGTTATCCATAATAACAAACTCGTCGTGTAAGCTTCCTGATTCGGTGGGTGATTTAATTCATCTTCGCTATTTGTCTCTTAAGTGGGGGCGAAAACACATGGCACATTTCTGTTGGTTTGCCAA ACTTGTGTACAAGCTTTATCATTTACAAGTAATGAAGTTCGATGATCCCCAACTCGCAGCTCCTCAGAACAGGGAAATGGGGGGACTGTGCAAATTATTTAATTTACGTCATCTGCAACTATCTTATGGAATAATGCCAATGATTCCTTATGTAGGAAGGCTTACTTCTCTCCATGAGCTATATGGTTTCTGCATCAAACAACAAGGTGGTTACACTATTGGTGAACTAAACAATCTGACGAACATCCGTCATTTATATGTTTCTGGTCTTGACAAGGTAAACAGCGCAGAAGAAGCTGCCGAAGTTATGTTGGACCAGAAAAAGTGTCTGTCGGCAGTAACGTTAAGCTGGTCTCGAGACTCTTCAAATTCATGCAAGCCAGGCCAAACTGAGTTGGTTTTTGACAAACTTGAACCACATTGTAATttacataaactgaggattgaagGATATCCTGGTTCTCGATCTCCAAGTTGGCTGCAAAATCCCACCCTCACTAGTTTGACATATGTTTACATATGTGATTGTAAAAAATTGGAGCGTCTTCCACCTCTTGGGCAGTTACGTTATCTACAGTACATTTACATAATTAACTTGGAATTAGTAAAGTGTGTGGATTCTTCATTTTATGGAAGTGATGAGCTTGGATTGCAGTATCTAAAGGTGCTAGATATTGAAAGCATGCCAAAGTTTGTGGAATGGGGTGGATTGGATGATAAGAACATATTCCCTAGGCTTGAGACGCTAAAAGTGCGTAACTGTGAGGCGCTGAGAACACTGCCAAGTGTACCTATCAGTATTCAATATGTTGAAATTCATAATGCTAGTCTGCTAGTTATGCCAACATTTTTTGGGGATTCTGATACAAGCTTGTCACCATCATTGGACATGGCTCTCTCTAAGCTCAAGATTTCCAACTGTCAAAATCTGGAAACTTTATGGCAAGGGTGTTCTCTATCTGCACTCGAGGAGTTGTCCATCCAACAATGTGCAAGCCTGTCATGTCTACCTGGGGATTCATTTGGTTCACTTGCCTCCCTTAAAACCCTTGAACTATTAAAGTGCCCAAATTTGGTGACAGGACAAATCAGGTTGCCCCCTACCCTGAAAACAATCACTTTAGGATTGTGCGGCGAAGCTGAACAGCCACTAGTTCATTCAATGGAAGGTCTTAATTCGTTGGAACGGTTATTTTTAGATGGTTGTGCACTGTCAGTTTTCCCTTCAGAAGTGTTTGCATGTTTGTCAGGGTTAACTAATATGATGTTTGGTAATTGTGCAATTACATCTCTTCCCTCAGGTGAAGCCTTCGCAAGATTGACAAATCTTGAAAACTTATCGATATGGGATTGCCAAGAGCTAGTTTCAATCAATGGGATCCACAAGAGTCCATCACTAGTGTCACTGCAAATTCATGGATGCACCAAGATTATTGCAGACCCCTCTGTTGGGTGGATACATGACCcttctagtttttctagcctggaTGAGCTTGATATTGACAATCCGTCCCTCTTGCTTAGCGAGCCGTTACGAAGCATCTCGTGTGTCAAGAAACTTAGAATTCTTGGCGGTCCTGAACTGGCACACTTACCTGAGGAGTGGTTACTGCTAAATGGGGCACTTAAAGGCCTACACGTTTCTGATGCTTCTCGTCTGATATGCCTGCCCCCACAAATGGCCCGTCTGAGCTCTATTGAATCCTTAGATATATCCAATGCGAAATTGATCCGGAGTTTGCCTGACATGCCTACTTCGCTGATGACTCTGCGAATAAACAATTGCCACTCTGAGTTCAAGAAGCGATGCCAAAAGAACAAGGGGGTTGATTGGGTTAAGATTGCACATATCTGTAACGTAGATATTAGCTAA